GCCTGCACCCGCTACTAAAGTTGATAAAGCCTCGGAAGGACCCAATATCGTTCCTCGATCAATTCTGAGAACTTTTATCCGCTTGAGGCGAGATTTAGACCCTAAATCAGAAGCAGAAGTAGTAGAGAATTTTCGCAATACTAAAGCGAGAACTATCATCTCGATTCGGTTTATTTTATTAGTTATTCTGATTCCTCTACTCACCCAGCAGGTTACTAAAAACTTCTTCATTGGGCCAGTCGTCGATCGCTTTAGAGATCATAAATCTGCTGAAATCTTCTTGAATCCAGATATGGAAGAAGAGGCTTTTATTGATCTGCAAAAATTTGAGGAAAGGCTGAAATTCAAGAGTTTAATTGGTACTGCTCCCAGACTGACTGGGGAAGACATTGAAACCCAAGTTAAAGAGAGAGCGGTAGAACTGGCAAGAGAATATAGCGATCGCAGTGCCAATGCGATTAAGAATGTCTTTGCTGATCTTTTATCCTTGATTGCTTTTGCTTGTGTGATCACCGCCAGTAAGCGAGAAATTGCAGTCGTCAAAGCCTTTATGGACGAAGTGGTTTATGGCCTGAGTGACAGCGCTAAAGCTTTTATCATTATCTTGTTTACAGATATCTTCGTCGGGTTTCACTCTCCCCACGGTTGGGAGGTAATTTTAGGGGGAGTTTCCAGGCATTTAGGATTACCAGAAAACCACGATTTTATCTTCCTATTTATTGCCACTTTCCCAGTAATTTTGGATACGGTATTTAAGTACTGGATCTTTCGTTACCTCAACCGAATTTCTCCCTCAGCAGTTGCGACTTACCGCAACATGA
The Trichocoleus sp. FACHB-46 genome window above contains:
- a CDS encoding proton extrusion protein PcxA yields the protein MKTSTLAKLRNYVLTASSWLFNTPERSLDQAYDAALMIKAIEDEHFQGNRISVRSDGFSSNVSSYFQAELRKYLNIARFRLTEFKASRLFVDLSNQTTNGFKSTNNSPEQLAYEARDKAAIILEKLRFIDEVLARYSPQRPAPIPQAPPTTSLVPVAPTLPTRVENPNNTNEWVRSSTVPAPATKVDKASEGPNIVPRSILRTFIRLRRDLDPKSEAEVVENFRNTKARTIISIRFILLVILIPLLTQQVTKNFFIGPVVDRFRDHKSAEIFLNPDMEEEAFIDLQKFEERLKFKSLIGTAPRLTGEDIETQVKERAVELAREYSDRSANAIKNVFADLLSLIAFACVITASKREIAVVKAFMDEVVYGLSDSAKAFIIILFTDIFVGFHSPHGWEVILGGVSRHLGLPENHDFIFLFIATFPVILDTVFKYWIFRYLNRISPSAVATYRNMNE